Genomic segment of Eleutherodactylus coqui strain aEleCoq1 chromosome 1, aEleCoq1.hap1, whole genome shotgun sequence:
gtataacaagatttgattttagagcaaaacattttccacattccagacataaatatggcttctcccctgtgtgacatctctcatgtttaacaagatgtgatttaccaataaaacatttcccacattttgagcatgaaaatggtttctcccctgtgtgagttcgctCATGCAAAACAACATCCGATTTACcttgaaaacatttcccacatttggaacatgaaaatggtttctcccctgtgtgaattctctcatgtttacCAAGACATGATTTActtataaaacattttccacattttgaGCATGTAtatagcttctctcctgtgtgaagtctCTGATGTTTAGCAAGACTTGCTTTTTCTctataacatttcccacattctgaacataaatacggcttctctcctgtgtgacttctctgatgtgtaaccaTATGTGATTTATattgaaaacatttcccacattcagaacacgaatatggcttctctcttgtgtgACTTGTCTGATGTGTAATAAGACATGATTTTGCtgagaaacatttcccacaatctgaacaggcatatggcttttctcctgtgtgagttctcaaaTGATTCCTAAGTTTTTCATTATTaataaaagatttcccacattctgaacatgaatatggcttctcgcctgtgtgaattttctgatgtctaacaagatgtgatttatgtATGTACCTTTTACCACATTCTAAACACgcaaatggtttctctcctgtgtgacttctctcatgtccAATAAGACATATTTttgctgtaaaacatttcccacattctgtacacgaataaggcttctctcctgtatgaattctctgatgtgtaaccaAATCGGATTTCatcttaaaacatttcccacattctgaacatgaaaatggtttctctcctgtgtgaattttctgatgaacCTTGAGTTTGTAGTTATCacgaaaacatttcccacatactgaacatggAAACGGttcctctcctgtgtgacttctcacaTGTTGATCAAGGCCTGACTTACGGCTAAAACACTTTCCACAtattgaacatgaaaatggcttctctcctgtatgaattctctcatgtataacaagatgcgattttttaagaaaatatttcccacattcagaacatgtaaatggtttttctcctgtgtgatttATCTGATGAACCTTGAGTTTGGCACTGGTATTAaaatgtttcccacattctgtacatcgaaatggcttctctcctgtgtgaattctctcatgttcaTCAAGGCCTGATTTCCGGGTAAAGCATTTccaacattctgaacatgaatatggcttctctcctgtgtgagttttttGGTGTGTATAAAGACCTGTGGTTTTTGTAAACTGTTTTCCACATTCACCACACGGATACCTTTTTGCTCCATTCTGACCTGCACTTGTGGTAATAATCTGTGTTTGGTGAAGAAAAGATTCCTTATGATTAGGGGGATTATATGATGGATCCATAGGGAGATGTCCTGGAGGTACATTAAGAgtaatgaggttttctcctgtAGAGCGCTGCAcgatatcttcatcttctactttataatTTACCGATAACATGACGTTTCCCTCAAGGGTCTCACCAGGATtttctgttggaaaaaaaaattcatttcaagattttttaaatccataaAGCAGATAAAAGTCTAGCATTCCCATTTCTATGAGCCTGGAAACAAACAGGCAGTTGCAAAATCCATTTTTAAGCTAAACACATAAGTGTATCCACCAGGAAGAAGTAGAAGTCTTTCGCTTCTACTTCACTAGTCCTCGTTTTAGTTCCAGCCTTCTAAAGCATTGTAGAACTCTTTACATTGTATCCAGGATTCTGCTCTACCCTCTGTgaccattttattaaaaaaaatatcaaaatacaGGGGGTTCAAAAGTGTGAACACACACATATAGGATGAAAAGGAATTGGCAgacggtgatccaattttgccTACATGCTGTGGGAGAAGTGGGAAACCTGTTGagccatgtcaccaacatgatGGTCATTTTGAATGCCAATATCTTGGATTGAAGTCTAACGTTTCCAGTGGCAAGGCAGGAGTGCAATATATCAAACTGGTGAAGAATTTCACTTGGAAAACAATGATGTGCTTGTTTTTAACACAACTTTATTAATTCCCAttttaacacagtgatttttctttaaTACAGTCAATGTAGATGATGGCGTTCTCCCAAGCAGAACATGTTGAGATCATCCTTG
This window contains:
- the LOC136592274 gene encoding zinc finger protein 665-like isoform X1 yields the protein MDGTEMSGRILAVTWEIIYLLTGEEYTAVKKTATPIIHPHKLIQKLLELTNKMTELLTGEVPIRCQDVAVYFSMEEWEYVEGRRDVYAAAMMEAGSPDGAGRRNPPERCPHPSYFQDRPEEDVPENQQGDNLMEIKVEVKDEAEEPDIRADQQYGLMERNPPERCPSCLYSQGCPEEDVLETQQGEDVTDIKVELEEERMRGDHLWKSEVEEDVPTENPGETLEGNVMLSVNYKVEDEDIVQRSTGENLITLNVPPGHLPMDPSYNPPNHKESFLHQTQIITTSAGQNGAKRYPCGECGKQFTKTTGLYTHQKTHTGEKPYSCSECWKCFTRKSGLDEHERIHTGEKPFRCTECGKHFNTSAKLKVHQINHTGEKPFTCSECGKYFLKKSHLVIHERIHTGEKPFSCSICGKCFSRKSGLDQHVRSHTGEEPFPCSVCGKCFRDNYKLKVHQKIHTGEKPFSCSECGKCFKMKSDLVTHQRIHTGEKPYSCTECGKCFTAKICLIGHERSHTGEKPFACLECGKRYIHKSHLVRHQKIHTGEKPYSCSECGKSFINNEKLRNHLRTHTGEKPYACSDCGKCFSAKSCLITHQTSHTREKPYSCSECGKCFQYKSHMVTHQRSHTGEKPYLCSECGKCYREKASLAKHQRLHTGEKLYTCSKCGKCFISKSCLGKHERIHTGEKPFSCSKCGKCFQGKSDVVLHERTHTGEKPFSCSKCGKCFIGKSHLVKHERCHTGEKPYLCLECGKCFALKSNLVIHERIHTGEKPYSCSQCGKCFTTKAKLIEHQRIHTGEKPFLCPECGKCFITKAKLGNHQRIHT
- the LOC136592274 gene encoding zinc finger protein 665-like isoform X2, whose product is MMEAGSPDGAGRRNPPERCPHPSYFQDRPEEDVPENQQGDNLMEIKVEVKDEAEEPDIRADQQYGLMERNPPERCPSCLYSQGCPEEDVLETQQGEDVTDIKVELEEERMRGDHLWKSEVEEDVPTENPGETLEGNVMLSVNYKVEDEDIVQRSTGENLITLNVPPGHLPMDPSYNPPNHKESFLHQTQIITTSAGQNGAKRYPCGECGKQFTKTTGLYTHQKTHTGEKPYSCSECWKCFTRKSGLDEHERIHTGEKPFRCTECGKHFNTSAKLKVHQINHTGEKPFTCSECGKYFLKKSHLVIHERIHTGEKPFSCSICGKCFSRKSGLDQHVRSHTGEEPFPCSVCGKCFRDNYKLKVHQKIHTGEKPFSCSECGKCFKMKSDLVTHQRIHTGEKPYSCTECGKCFTAKICLIGHERSHTGEKPFACLECGKRYIHKSHLVRHQKIHTGEKPYSCSECGKSFINNEKLRNHLRTHTGEKPYACSDCGKCFSAKSCLITHQTSHTREKPYSCSECGKCFQYKSHMVTHQRSHTGEKPYLCSECGKCYREKASLAKHQRLHTGEKLYTCSKCGKCFISKSCLGKHERIHTGEKPFSCSKCGKCFQGKSDVVLHERTHTGEKPFSCSKCGKCFIGKSHLVKHERCHTGEKPYLCLECGKCFALKSNLVIHERIHTGEKPYSCSQCGKCFTTKAKLIEHQRIHTGEKPFLCPECGKCFITKAKLGNHQRIHT